In a genomic window of Dyadobacter fermentans DSM 18053:
- a CDS encoding glucuronyl esterase domain-containing protein, whose protein sequence is MKIKLLSTLLLITFASAFAQQAANRPTVVAGFPVNYNEDSVGTYTLPELLKTADGKPVTTARQWTEKRRPELLRLAEENQFGKMPPKPKDLSFHAFDDGTPAFDGKAIRKQVTVYFTKDTSEHRMNLLIYTPAKAVKPVPLLMNISFTAYNQIIDDPGLRVGEIWNKEGKKVKADKPTPFGKLNVEQFIDAGIGFATVYYGDIEPDFKDGLTHGIRKTYLKPGQTEPAADEWGAISAWAWGLSRAMDYFETDRQIDTKRIALQGASRLGKTVLWAGIRDPRFKMVIASISGEGGAALARRNYGETIRHISDPSRYLYQFAPNYHGWAGRVNDMPIDAHMLVALMAPRPLLLQTGSTDYWSDPKGEFLSAVAAAPVYRLFGETAPSTSATMPAAGDTALLMNRLGYFMHEGGHTVLPEDWQLFIRYMQKYL, encoded by the coding sequence ATGAAAATAAAACTCTTATCTACGCTACTTCTCATCACATTCGCGAGCGCGTTTGCGCAGCAGGCCGCGAACCGCCCGACGGTGGTAGCGGGCTTTCCCGTCAATTACAATGAAGATTCCGTCGGAACGTACACATTGCCGGAGTTGCTCAAAACGGCCGATGGTAAGCCCGTGACGACGGCCAGGCAATGGACCGAGAAGCGCCGGCCTGAACTGCTGCGGCTGGCGGAAGAGAATCAATTCGGGAAAATGCCGCCCAAGCCGAAGGATTTGTCATTCCATGCGTTCGATGACGGCACGCCGGCTTTCGATGGGAAGGCCATTCGCAAGCAGGTGACGGTGTATTTTACCAAGGACACGTCGGAGCATAGGATGAACCTGCTGATCTATACCCCCGCAAAGGCCGTGAAACCCGTGCCGCTGCTGATGAACATTTCATTTACAGCCTACAACCAGATTATTGACGATCCCGGCTTACGCGTGGGCGAGATTTGGAACAAGGAGGGCAAAAAAGTGAAGGCCGACAAGCCGACGCCATTTGGAAAACTGAATGTGGAGCAGTTTATCGACGCCGGGATCGGCTTTGCGACCGTGTATTACGGCGACATCGAACCCGATTTTAAAGACGGGCTGACGCATGGCATCCGCAAAACATACCTCAAACCCGGCCAAACGGAGCCGGCCGCCGACGAATGGGGCGCCATTTCCGCCTGGGCCTGGGGACTAAGCCGGGCGATGGACTATTTCGAGACCGACCGGCAGATCGACACCAAACGCATTGCATTGCAGGGCGCGTCGCGGCTCGGGAAGACGGTGCTGTGGGCCGGCATTCGCGATCCGCGGTTCAAAATGGTGATCGCCAGCATTTCCGGCGAGGGCGGGGCGGCATTGGCCCGGCGGAATTACGGCGAGACGATCCGTCACATTTCCGACCCGTCGCGGTACTTGTATCAATTTGCGCCCAATTACCACGGCTGGGCCGGGCGCGTGAACGACATGCCGATCGACGCGCACATGCTCGTGGCGCTCATGGCCCCCCGACCGCTGCTGCTGCAAACCGGGAGTACGGATTACTGGTCCGATCCGAAAGGAGAATTTCTGTCCGCCGTCGCGGCAGCGCCTGTTTACCGCCTTTTCGGAGAAACGGCACCGTCGACTTCTGCGACAATGCCCGCAGCTGGCGACACCGCTTTGCTCATGAACCGCCTCGGATATTTCATGCACGAAGGCGGGCATACCGTGCTGCCCGAGGACTGGCAGCTCTTCATACGCTACATGCAAAAGTATTTGTAA
- a CDS encoding inositol-3-phosphate synthase — MSNIDQKIKVAIVGVGNCASSLVQGVEYYTRYADKTSGLMADNIGGYHAENIEFVCGFDVDERKIGLELKDAIFTKPNCAIELYTDIKSEAPIYRSPVLDGVSPQMRSYPAENRFVVKDELKETDLLTSGERYNAELTAGIREEIVARLQAHEAEVLINYLPVGSQLATEFYAGICLELGISLVNCIPVFIASDPEWEQKFIDAGIPIIGDDMRSQFGASILSQMLQELAFERGHHVKAHIQRNVGGNTDFLNMEDKNRLKSKKISKENVIRAQNDIRGISTADSFLHAGPSEYIAFYGDNKVANFRLELEGFMGSPVTLDAQLSVQDSPNSAGVVIDAVRYVYVAREMGLVGALRGPSAATQKTPPQQMMFADATYECHALAKRELTASTRKQLKMSPVMADRMD; from the coding sequence ATGTCAAATATTGATCAAAAGATAAAAGTGGCGATCGTGGGCGTAGGCAACTGTGCAAGTTCGCTCGTGCAGGGGGTTGAATACTATACACGCTATGCAGATAAAACCTCTGGCCTGATGGCCGACAACATCGGCGGCTACCACGCGGAAAACATCGAATTCGTCTGCGGATTTGATGTCGATGAACGCAAAATCGGGCTGGAATTGAAGGATGCCATTTTCACCAAACCCAACTGCGCGATCGAGCTCTATACTGATATTAAAAGTGAAGCGCCTATCTACCGCTCGCCAGTTCTGGACGGTGTTTCGCCACAAATGCGCTCCTACCCCGCCGAAAACCGCTTTGTGGTGAAGGATGAGTTAAAAGAAACCGATTTGCTCACCAGCGGTGAACGGTACAATGCGGAACTCACAGCCGGCATTCGCGAAGAAATCGTCGCCCGCCTGCAAGCGCATGAGGCGGAAGTGCTGATCAATTACCTGCCCGTCGGCTCGCAGCTGGCTACGGAATTTTACGCCGGAATTTGCCTCGAACTAGGCATTTCGCTTGTGAACTGCATTCCGGTTTTCATCGCCTCGGACCCGGAATGGGAGCAGAAATTCATCGACGCGGGCATTCCGATCATCGGGGACGATATGCGCAGCCAGTTTGGTGCGAGTATTTTGTCGCAAATGTTGCAGGAACTTGCCTTTGAACGCGGCCATCACGTGAAGGCGCACATTCAGCGGAATGTAGGCGGCAACACCGATTTCCTCAATATGGAAGACAAAAACCGCCTGAAATCGAAGAAGATATCAAAAGAGAATGTGATCCGCGCGCAAAACGACATCCGGGGGATTTCTACCGCCGACAGCTTCCTGCACGCCGGTCCTTCCGAATACATCGCTTTTTACGGAGATAATAAAGTAGCCAATTTCCGGCTGGAACTCGAAGGCTTTATGGGCTCGCCCGTAACGCTCGATGCCCAGCTTTCGGTGCAGGATTCGCCTAACTCGGCCGGGGTGGTAATCGACGCCGTGCGCTATGTGTATGTTGCGCGCGAAATGGGGCTTGTGGGCGCATTACGCGGACCATCGGCTGCCACACAAAAGACGCCGCCGCAGCAAATGATGTTCGCCGACGCCACTTACGAATGCCACGCATTAGCCAAACGCGAGCTTACGGCATCGACCCGGAAACAGCTCAAAATGAGCCCCGTAATGGCCGATAGAATGGATTAA
- a CDS encoding DeoR/GlpR family DNA-binding transcription regulator, translating to MTITERHQFILQELKRAGTVSIIQLSEQMQVSGVTIRKDLKLLEDKNLLFRTHGGGSLNNPYAVERPINEKEFINSDEKQSIAREAIGLIRETDSIMIGSGTTVFELARCLHPTKQITVITPAVKVTLELSNRPNVEVLQLGGLIRQNSSSVAGSYAEYILDHISCGVLFIGVDGIDFDFGLSISNLTEAGLNQKMIETAQNVVVLADHTKIGKRGIAKICDLDQVQYIVTDAGIPDEAIKSLEDRGVKVLVAGK from the coding sequence ATGACTATTACGGAAAGGCATCAATTCATTTTGCAGGAGCTCAAAAGGGCTGGTACGGTGAGTATCATACAGCTTTCGGAGCAAATGCAGGTTTCGGGGGTAACCATCCGGAAGGACCTGAAATTGCTCGAAGACAAAAATCTGCTGTTCAGGACGCACGGAGGCGGGTCGCTCAACAACCCCTATGCCGTGGAGCGGCCGATCAACGAGAAGGAATTTATTAACTCCGACGAAAAGCAGAGCATTGCCCGTGAGGCGATTGGCCTGATCCGGGAAACCGATTCGATCATGATCGGCTCGGGCACGACGGTGTTCGAGCTGGCGCGCTGTCTGCATCCTACGAAACAGATTACGGTGATCACGCCGGCCGTGAAAGTGACGCTGGAACTGAGCAACCGGCCAAACGTGGAGGTGCTGCAATTGGGCGGGTTGATCCGCCAGAACTCGTCGTCGGTGGCCGGCTCCTATGCCGAGTACATTCTCGACCATATCTCGTGCGGCGTGCTGTTTATCGGCGTGGACGGCATCGATTTCGACTTTGGGCTGTCGATCAGCAACCTGACGGAGGCCGGCCTGAACCAGAAGATGATCGAGACGGCGCAAAATGTGGTGGTGCTCGCCGATCACACGAAGATCGGCAAGCGGGGCATCGCTAAAATTTGCGACCTCGACCAGGTGCAGTACATCGTGACCGATGCGGGCATCCCGGACGAGGCCATCAAATCCCTTGAAGACCGTGGCGTGAAGGTGCTGGTCGCGGGGAAGTAA
- a CDS encoding MFS transporter, translating to MTPTTPFDRIGLPRHLAWGYLGILIFMMGDGVEQGWLSPYLLDRGMTIQQSASLFTVYGITIAVSSWFSGVLAEGYGPRKAMLMGILLYIIGTVGFVGLGMGSLNYPVMLLTYAVRGFGYPLFAYSFLVWITYRTPGHALGRAVGWFWFVFTGGLNVFGAYYSSWAIERIGYQNTLWSSIFWVSVGAFFALVLNKDQFVPSGHAAGKAKELLKGLTIMREEPKVLIGGIVRIINTTAQFAFPVFLPTYMAAHGLSTQEWLWIWGTIFTSNIIFNLIFGFVGDRLGWQNTIMWFGGVGCGISTLLFYYSPALFDGNFWLILIPGILWGGLLAGYVPLSALVPSLVREEKGAAMAILNLGAGLPVFIGPAIVGLFIGTIGSEGVAWTLAILYFVSAVLTRFITLPEPDHVATSESETVSSGLG from the coding sequence ATGACACCGACTACACCGTTTGACCGCATCGGACTTCCCCGACATCTCGCCTGGGGTTACCTGGGCATCCTGATCTTCATGATGGGCGACGGCGTGGAGCAAGGCTGGCTCAGCCCCTACCTCCTCGACCGCGGCATGACCATCCAGCAATCCGCATCGCTGTTTACCGTTTACGGCATTACCATCGCGGTTTCGTCCTGGTTTTCGGGCGTGCTAGCGGAAGGGTATGGGCCGCGTAAGGCCATGCTGATGGGCATTTTGCTATACATTATCGGCACGGTTGGTTTTGTAGGGCTTGGGATGGGATCGCTCAATTATCCCGTGATGCTGCTTACCTATGCGGTGCGGGGATTCGGGTATCCGTTGTTTGCCTATTCCTTTCTCGTCTGGATCACCTACCGCACGCCCGGGCACGCGCTTGGCCGCGCCGTGGGCTGGTTCTGGTTTGTTTTCACGGGCGGGCTCAATGTGTTCGGCGCCTATTATTCGAGCTGGGCCATCGAGCGCATTGGTTACCAGAATACGCTGTGGAGTTCGATATTCTGGGTGTCGGTCGGGGCATTTTTTGCATTGGTCCTGAACAAAGACCAGTTCGTTCCCTCAGGGCACGCGGCCGGTAAGGCCAAGGAGCTGCTGAAAGGCCTCACGATCATGCGCGAGGAGCCCAAAGTGCTGATCGGAGGCATTGTCAGGATCATTAATACCACGGCGCAATTCGCGTTTCCCGTGTTTTTGCCTACTTATATGGCGGCGCACGGGCTTTCTACGCAGGAATGGCTGTGGATATGGGGCACTATTTTCACCAGCAACATCATTTTCAACCTCATATTCGGCTTTGTGGGCGACAGGCTGGGCTGGCAAAACACGATCATGTGGTTCGGCGGGGTCGGGTGCGGCATCAGCACATTGCTTTTCTACTATTCCCCGGCGCTTTTCGACGGTAACTTCTGGCTGATCCTCATTCCCGGCATTTTATGGGGCGGCTTGCTGGCTGGTTATGTACCACTGTCGGCATTGGTTCCTTCGTTGGTAAGGGAGGAAAAAGGTGCTGCCATGGCCATCCTGAACCTCGGCGCTGGCCTGCCGGTGTTCATCGGCCCGGCGATAGTGGGCCTGTTCATCGGCACGATCGGCAGCGAAGGCGTGGCGTGGACGCTCGCGATCCTGTACTTCGTCAGCGCGGTGCTCACGCGCTTCATCACGCTACCCGAACCGGACCATGTCGCCACCAGTGAATCGGAAACCGTCAGCAGTGGCCTTGGATAA
- a CDS encoding 2-hydroxyacid dehydrogenase: protein MKILITAPYHDKAQQVLKEHFGEVIYKPWKLQERAYNEAELSALLRETGADALITEHDHVTPAVITAFPGLQFIGVCRGTPSNVAVATATSLGIPVFNTPARNAQAVAEMFIANLITLMRNTLAGIAWLKGGHWEAGAHTSYLQFKGNEIAGKTIGMVGFGAVGQTIANLVKHFPAQILYYDPFYTSDDPDYQKVSLEDVFRLSDVVSIHLPVTPETEGMIGAELIGLMKKDAIFVNTARAVVVQREVLLAAIESHAIRGAILDVFDHEPPDALDYRLIHHQNVLATPHIAGATFEVEDHHADIMNKALLGFYKEGNRNVRQLVNRGELSAKTH from the coding sequence ATGAAAATCCTGATTACCGCGCCCTATCACGACAAAGCACAGCAAGTATTGAAAGAGCATTTCGGAGAGGTTATTTACAAACCGTGGAAATTGCAGGAGCGCGCCTACAATGAAGCTGAGCTAAGCGCATTGCTACGCGAAACCGGCGCCGATGCCCTCATTACCGAGCACGACCACGTTACACCGGCCGTGATCACGGCATTTCCCGGGCTGCAATTTATCGGCGTGTGCCGCGGAACGCCGTCCAATGTGGCCGTAGCAACCGCCACGTCACTGGGCATTCCGGTTTTCAACACGCCCGCCCGCAATGCGCAGGCCGTGGCGGAAATGTTCATCGCCAACCTGATCACCCTCATGCGCAACACACTTGCCGGCATTGCCTGGCTGAAAGGCGGGCATTGGGAGGCCGGCGCGCATACTTCCTATTTGCAGTTCAAAGGGAATGAAATTGCGGGAAAAACCATCGGGATGGTCGGTTTTGGGGCGGTTGGACAAACTATTGCGAACCTGGTGAAACATTTTCCGGCGCAAATCTTATACTATGATCCGTTTTACACTTCGGACGATCCTGACTATCAAAAGGTGAGCCTGGAAGACGTTTTCCGCCTCAGCGATGTCGTGTCCATTCATTTGCCCGTCACCCCGGAAACCGAAGGCATGATCGGTGCGGAATTGATTGGTTTGATGAAAAAAGATGCCATTTTCGTGAATACGGCGCGTGCCGTGGTAGTGCAGCGCGAGGTGTTACTGGCCGCTATCGAAAGCCATGCCATCCGCGGCGCGATCCTCGACGTTTTCGACCATGAACCGCCTGATGCACTGGATTATCGCCTCATTCATCACCAAAACGTGCTTGCCACGCCGCACATTGCCGGGGCTACTTTTGAGGTGGAAGATCACCACGCCGACATTATGAACAAAGCCCTGCTCGGCTTTTATAAGGAGGGCAACCGCAACGTCCGCCAGCTCGTGAACCGCGGGGAATTGTCTGCCAAAACCCATTAA
- a CDS encoding FGGY-family carbohydrate kinase, giving the protein MTLKPAYLVADIGTGNVRVAIADTSGTILGVASGDMRYEKDVHYPESIFFDPNALWVQIKNLAKDALAQAGPVTVTAITATSQREGIVALDGAGNPLLGMPNIDHRGREWEGATPDKHEIYALTGRYPTSLFSALKLVGLRNRRPEIWQKVSAIVSISDWAQYMFGGKLGYEHSQASETLLYDVARGEWSERLCAKFGLNASLLPSLVHSGSILGRVLPETARELGIADSAVVVVGGSDTQLAIMSMAPSVEDIVIVSGTTTPIIKIASHYLTDPHERTWTNRHTDNASFLLEANAGVTGLNYQRLKEIFYPNEPYEQIETEVAAIRDTHCVAALGSLLAGEQAPLTRGGFVFNTPVSHQLSRAHFVWATLWDIACSIAENYQVLREVARHDRDYVWMCGGGVQSKLLRQFIANLLGKKVMIRTNYRQASVSGGVVVCNNASGIPNSAPRTLEVTEPDGDAIYAGWYEDWKCARRAFKSSH; this is encoded by the coding sequence ATGACATTGAAACCGGCATACCTCGTGGCCGACATCGGGACCGGCAACGTGCGCGTGGCCATCGCCGATACTTCCGGCACGATCCTGGGCGTAGCGAGCGGCGACATGCGGTACGAAAAGGATGTCCATTATCCAGAATCCATTTTTTTCGACCCTAATGCCCTCTGGGTACAGATCAAAAACCTCGCGAAGGATGCATTGGCCCAGGCCGGACCGGTAACCGTTACGGCCATCACCGCTACGAGCCAGCGCGAGGGCATTGTGGCGCTCGACGGAGCCGGCAACCCGCTCCTCGGCATGCCCAATATCGACCACCGCGGCCGCGAATGGGAGGGCGCCACACCCGACAAACACGAAATTTACGCCCTCACCGGCCGCTATCCTACGTCGCTTTTTTCGGCATTGAAACTCGTAGGGCTTCGCAACCGGCGCCCGGAGATTTGGCAAAAGGTGTCGGCGATCGTCAGCATCAGCGACTGGGCGCAATATATGTTCGGCGGGAAGCTGGGCTATGAGCACTCGCAAGCCTCGGAAACCTTGCTGTACGATGTCGCCAGAGGCGAATGGTCGGAACGGCTTTGCGCGAAATTCGGGCTGAACGCCTCGCTGCTGCCGTCGCTTGTGCATTCGGGCTCCATTCTGGGCCGGGTGCTTCCGGAAACGGCCCGCGAGTTGGGCATCGCAGATTCGGCTGTTGTGGTGGTGGGCGGCTCAGACACGCAGCTGGCCATTATGAGCATGGCGCCCTCCGTGGAAGACATCGTGATCGTTTCCGGCACCACCACGCCCATTATCAAAATTGCCAGTCACTACCTTACCGACCCGCACGAGCGCACCTGGACCAACCGGCATACCGACAACGCCAGCTTCCTGCTCGAAGCGAACGCGGGCGTCACCGGCCTGAACTACCAGCGCCTCAAAGAGATTTTTTATCCCAATGAACCCTACGAACAGATCGAAACCGAAGTAGCGGCCATTCGCGACACGCATTGTGTGGCTGCGCTGGGCTCGCTGCTTGCGGGAGAGCAGGCACCGCTGACCCGCGGTGGGTTCGTTTTCAACACGCCGGTTTCGCACCAGCTTAGCCGGGCCCATTTCGTGTGGGCTACCCTGTGGGACATCGCGTGCAGCATTGCCGAAAACTATCAGGTCCTGCGCGAAGTAGCCCGCCACGACCGGGACTACGTGTGGATGTGCGGCGGCGGCGTCCAAAGCAAGCTGCTCAGGCAATTTATTGCCAATTTGTTGGGTAAAAAAGTAATGATCCGCACCAACTACCGCCAGGCCTCGGTCTCGGGCGGCGTGGTGGTGTGTAACAATGCATCAGGCATTCCGAACAGCGCACCGCGAACGCTGGAAGTTACCGAACCGGACGGCGATGCGATTTATGCCGGGTGGTATGAAGACTGGAAGTGCGCCAGGCGTGCATTCAAGTCGTCGCATTGA
- a CDS encoding FGGY-family carbohydrate kinase: MQAYFIGIDVGTQGVRVVMLDNTGSTIGSSEQIFPLTPGSREEQSPAVWWEAVWECLQKLLHAARGNIDLNAVKAVSVTSTSGTVIPLGDNHEPLHKALMYSDTRPAEEGKHCRELALRYHAEGYTGFNASSGLSKMVWYSKHYPENAARIKTWVHAADFIIGKLCGDYSVTDFTNALKSGFDVGSGEWPSWLTEHLPLHKDWFQKVVPSGTTIGNLLPDLRESLGLGPIRVIAGMTDGCASQVASGAVQPGDWNTTIGTTLVVKGVTIREVRDPEGRLYSHRHPEGYWMPGGAGNIGADWVSAGFADDLAALNTAAASLIPTGLIAYPLLQAGERFPFIAPQARGFAPADASREATFAANMEGVAFVERYAYEMIEKLSREVVKAVYTAGGGSNSDVWLRIRANVLNRPVHKCGNVTGAAGAAIVAAAGSHFGTLSEAARAMTRIESTVYPEPALAEAYRQQYRNFIQTLTEKGFIAGPVPVTH, from the coding sequence ATGCAGGCATATTTCATAGGAATTGACGTGGGCACGCAGGGTGTGCGGGTGGTAATGCTCGATAACACGGGCAGCACGATCGGCAGCAGCGAGCAGATTTTCCCGCTCACGCCAGGCTCGCGTGAGGAGCAGTCGCCGGCGGTATGGTGGGAAGCGGTGTGGGAATGCCTGCAAAAATTGCTGCATGCAGCCCGCGGGAACATTGACCTGAATGCGGTAAAGGCCGTTTCCGTCACATCCACATCCGGCACGGTAATCCCGCTCGGCGACAACCACGAACCCCTGCATAAAGCATTGATGTACTCTGACACCCGCCCTGCCGAAGAAGGAAAGCATTGCCGCGAGCTGGCACTTCGCTACCATGCGGAGGGTTACACGGGTTTCAATGCGTCGAGCGGTTTGTCAAAAATGGTTTGGTATTCCAAACATTACCCTGAAAACGCAGCGCGGATCAAAACCTGGGTTCATGCGGCGGATTTTATCATCGGGAAACTCTGCGGCGATTACTCAGTCACGGACTTCACGAATGCATTGAAATCGGGCTTCGACGTCGGCTCCGGTGAATGGCCGTCGTGGCTCACGGAGCATCTGCCGCTACACAAGGATTGGTTTCAAAAAGTGGTTCCTTCGGGTACGACCATCGGTAATTTGCTCCCGGACCTGCGTGAAAGTCTTGGCCTGGGCCCTATTCGCGTGATAGCAGGCATGACCGACGGCTGCGCGTCGCAAGTCGCTTCCGGTGCCGTGCAACCCGGCGACTGGAACACGACCATCGGCACAACGCTCGTAGTGAAAGGCGTCACGATCCGCGAGGTCCGCGATCCCGAAGGCCGCCTTTACAGCCACCGGCACCCCGAAGGCTACTGGATGCCCGGCGGTGCAGGCAATATCGGCGCCGATTGGGTGTCCGCCGGCTTTGCCGACGACCTGGCCGCGCTCAACACGGCGGCTGCCAGCCTCATCCCCACCGGACTGATCGCCTACCCGCTCCTGCAAGCCGGCGAGCGATTTCCGTTCATTGCGCCGCAGGCACGCGGGTTTGCACCTGCCGATGCCAGCCGGGAAGCTACATTCGCCGCCAATATGGAAGGCGTGGCATTTGTGGAGCGGTATGCCTACGAAATGATCGAAAAACTCTCGCGGGAAGTGGTGAAGGCAGTGTACACGGCCGGCGGCGGCAGCAACAGCGATGTGTGGCTGCGCATCCGCGCCAACGTCCTGAACAGGCCCGTACACAAATGCGGTAATGTGACCGGCGCGGCAGGAGCGGCGATTGTAGCCGCCGCAGGCTCGCATTTCGGGACGCTTTCCGAAGCCGCACGGGCGATGACACGCATTGAAAGCACCGTGTACCCCGAGCCCGCATTGGCAGAAGCCTACCGGCAGCAATACCGGAATTTTATCCAAACTTTAACCGAAAAAGGATTTATAGCAGGGCCTGTGCCCGTAACCCACTGA
- a CDS encoding histidine phosphatase family protein: MLQVYLLRHGETFWNADGNRYCGATDIGLTPKGLEQAREAATLLQNIAFDAVYTSPLQRAHHTATIASGHYPGIIVDERLTEASFGEWEGKTRAEFIAENPALWDAWAQEPDYVRAGGTGETAVEIVTRVDDFFNEILEKHPNGTVLVVAHNAVNRFYMAWKLGMPLKNYRQIVQENSSVTLFSLDAQGEFSLLKLNCRS, translated from the coding sequence ATGCTTCAAGTGTATCTGCTCCGCCACGGAGAAACGTTCTGGAATGCCGACGGCAACCGCTACTGCGGCGCTACCGACATCGGTCTCACTCCCAAAGGCCTCGAACAGGCCCGCGAGGCCGCGACATTGCTTCAAAACATAGCATTCGACGCCGTTTACACCTCCCCGCTTCAACGGGCGCACCACACGGCTACCATCGCTTCGGGCCATTACCCTGGCATAATCGTAGATGAGCGGCTTACGGAGGCTTCGTTCGGGGAATGGGAAGGCAAAACGCGGGCGGAGTTCATTGCCGAAAATCCGGCACTCTGGGACGCCTGGGCGCAGGAGCCCGATTACGTGCGCGCCGGCGGCACCGGCGAAACGGCCGTAGAGATCGTGACGCGCGTGGATGATTTTTTTAATGAAATACTGGAAAAACACCCGAATGGCACCGTGCTCGTAGTGGCGCACAATGCGGTGAACCGCTTTTATATGGCCTGGAAACTGGGGATGCCGCTCAAAAATTACCGGCAGATCGTCCAGGAAAACTCCTCGGTGACTTTGTTCAGCCTTGATGCGCAAGGTGAATTCAGCCTTTTAAAACTCAACTGTCGCTCCTGA
- a CDS encoding glycerophosphodiester phosphodiesterase family protein, whose translation MKPKLLNYLALTAMLTLASAAGGLAQDRLNVLKIKTAKDLHAYFKYTGNDPVLIAGHRGGMVTGFPENSIATFENTLKHTPAFFEIDPRLTKDSVMVLMHDATLDRTTTGTGKLSNYTYEELKKFRLKDAEGNVTDFPIPTLSEVIEWARGKTVLNLDHKDVPLAMTAALIRKHKADAFVMLTVHSAAEMQYYLSQNKNHTFSAFIRNRKEYEDYEKANAPFSQMIAYIGPHVKPENKALYELLNKKGTMCMISAASSYDKLKTADERKAAYQAIAKDGASILESDLPIEAAEAVKEYTQKAHSKQRFFGKK comes from the coding sequence ATGAAACCAAAACTCCTTAATTACCTGGCGCTCACCGCAATGCTTACTCTTGCCAGTGCCGCGGGCGGCCTTGCGCAGGACCGGCTTAATGTTCTGAAAATCAAAACGGCGAAGGACCTGCATGCCTATTTCAAATATACAGGCAACGACCCGGTGCTCATTGCCGGGCACCGCGGCGGGATGGTGACAGGGTTTCCTGAAAACTCCATCGCCACCTTCGAAAATACGTTGAAGCACACGCCGGCGTTTTTCGAAATAGACCCGCGCCTGACGAAAGACAGCGTAATGGTACTCATGCACGACGCCACGCTCGACCGCACCACCACCGGCACGGGCAAGCTTTCGAACTATACTTACGAAGAGCTCAAAAAATTCAGGCTCAAAGACGCAGAGGGCAACGTTACCGATTTCCCCATTCCGACATTATCCGAGGTGATTGAATGGGCGCGCGGCAAAACGGTCCTTAACCTCGATCATAAGGACGTACCCCTGGCCATGACCGCCGCGCTGATCCGCAAGCACAAAGCCGATGCATTTGTAATGCTCACCGTGCACAGCGCCGCCGAAATGCAGTATTACTTATCTCAAAACAAAAACCACACCTTCTCCGCATTCATCCGCAACAGGAAGGAGTACGAGGATTACGAAAAAGCCAACGCACCATTCAGCCAGATGATTGCCTACATCGGGCCGCACGTAAAGCCCGAAAACAAGGCATTGTACGAACTGCTCAACAAAAAAGGCACGATGTGCATGATCTCCGCGGCATCGTCCTACGACAAACTGAAAACCGCCGATGAACGCAAGGCCGCCTACCAGGCGATTGCAAAAGACGGGGCGTCCATCCTGGAATCCGATTTGCCCATCGAAGCAGCCGAAGCCGTGAAAGAATACACACAAAAGGCGCATTCGAAACAGCGCTTCTTCGGCAAAAAGTAG
- a CDS encoding PadR family transcriptional regulator — protein MRRSDLGEFEEIVLLAVAALAPGAYSVSIAEELESETGQTVSTGAVHAALQRLEQKGYLHSHLGEATQERGGRRKRLFTVTAYGGKVLHEARTVRNSLWNRIAPTELSKMGLDFSNS, from the coding sequence ATGAGACGAAGCGATTTGGGTGAATTTGAAGAAATCGTATTGCTGGCTGTGGCCGCACTGGCCCCGGGCGCCTACTCGGTGAGCATTGCCGAAGAGCTCGAAAGCGAAACAGGCCAGACCGTGAGCACCGGCGCCGTACACGCCGCCTTGCAGCGCCTGGAACAGAAGGGTTACCTGCATTCTCATTTGGGCGAGGCCACGCAGGAGCGCGGCGGACGCCGCAAACGGCTCTTTACCGTTACCGCTTACGGCGGCAAAGTGCTCCACGAGGCACGCACCGTGCGAAACAGCCTCTGGAACCGCATTGCACCGACGGAATTATCCAAAATGGGCCTCGATTTTTCAAACAGCTGA